One genomic segment of Hymenobacter psoromatis includes these proteins:
- a CDS encoding TonB-dependent receptor gives MMHTYLKWAAAATGVLLPGLGVAQSSTPPADTTKTKRLGSVEVRGSLTPTSKTALSGEATASPASVTLVGRDYVAKQAVTSYGDLLRPLAGLNVTNYQLGGVGYGIQLRGYVGTEHARDIAFSIDGVPQNQGSDIQTNGYTDLNPLIPETIRRIEVVRGPNSPFYGDHALGGSIRFDTEDRLASSVTFSAGTYGTIRGVAIAGFGSRDFRKAGGYVALEENYSDAYRDNNRYQRLNGLAKYAFPLLAGTASVRAQVFSNAFGSANYLNRAAVDAGLLSRRAALDPTDGGNTNQQNLVFNYRGSNDAAYWQATAYVQHHDFVRIRVNQPAMFGAPNGPQRREEGDRTWAGFDLRRTVQSTLFGLPAEYAGGLYFRGDNINTTRFVTVARQEISQVQGRRIHTYTPAAYAQLQFKLTEQLKLTAGARYDLLFYNINSLALDTDYPNKNIQVHPAAFSPKVGLAYAVARGVGLFANYAQGFKGPSGYEEVIDNPGLGVSKLTSYEAGITVDDATGRAHVLASVYRSTQTGEVQNDPVSGALINYGRTLRQGVEVEARYRFGDDPGSLAIFGNYTHVLAELRNGDAQPMYVTTVPRDLATLGFDYTFGAANQAANQVTLSLYDQLIGRKYLVSDGSQQSPTFQRLSAKAIYIRPAWPNFRFFAESTIYPDGSHGLDEMSFVSGGLLLTAPQAKATFTAGVKIPF, from the coding sequence ATGATGCACACCTATTTAAAGTGGGCAGCAGCCGCCACGGGCGTGCTGCTGCCCGGCTTGGGCGTGGCCCAGTCGAGCACGCCGCCCGCCGACACCACCAAGACCAAGCGCCTCGGCAGCGTGGAAGTGCGCGGCAGCCTGACGCCCACGAGCAAAACCGCACTTTCGGGCGAGGCCACGGCTAGCCCGGCCTCCGTGACGCTGGTGGGGCGCGACTACGTGGCCAAGCAGGCGGTTACTTCTTACGGCGATTTGCTGCGCCCGCTGGCCGGCCTCAACGTGACCAACTACCAGCTGGGCGGGGTGGGCTACGGCATCCAGCTGCGCGGCTACGTGGGCACCGAGCACGCCCGCGACATTGCCTTCAGCATCGACGGCGTACCGCAAAACCAGGGCTCCGACATTCAAACCAACGGCTACACCGACCTCAACCCGCTCATCCCGGAAACGATACGACGCATAGAGGTGGTGCGCGGGCCCAACAGCCCGTTTTACGGCGACCACGCGCTGGGCGGCTCCATCCGCTTCGATACCGAAGACCGGCTGGCGTCGAGCGTCACGTTTTCGGCGGGCACCTACGGCACCATACGCGGCGTGGCCATCGCAGGCTTTGGCAGCCGCGACTTTCGCAAGGCCGGCGGCTACGTGGCGCTGGAGGAAAACTACTCCGATGCCTACCGCGACAACAACCGCTACCAGCGCCTGAACGGGCTGGCCAAGTACGCGTTTCCGCTGCTGGCGGGCACGGCTTCGGTGCGGGCGCAGGTGTTCAGCAATGCCTTTGGCTCGGCCAACTACCTCAATCGCGCCGCCGTGGATGCCGGCCTGCTGAGCCGCCGCGCCGCCCTCGACCCCACCGACGGCGGCAATACCAACCAGCAAAACCTGGTATTTAACTACCGTGGCAGCAACGACGCGGCCTACTGGCAGGCCACGGCCTACGTGCAGCACCACGATTTCGTGCGTATCCGCGTGAACCAGCCCGCCATGTTTGGCGCGCCCAACGGCCCGCAGCGCCGCGAGGAAGGCGACCGCACCTGGGCGGGCTTCGACCTGCGCCGCACCGTGCAGAGCACCCTTTTCGGGCTGCCGGCCGAGTACGCGGGCGGCCTTTATTTTCGGGGCGATAACATCAATACCACCCGCTTCGTGACGGTGGCCCGCCAGGAGATAAGCCAGGTGCAGGGCCGCCGGATACACACGTACACGCCCGCCGCCTACGCCCAGCTCCAGTTCAAGCTGACCGAGCAGCTGAAGCTGACGGCCGGGGCGCGCTACGACCTGCTGTTTTACAACATCAACAGCCTGGCCCTCGACACCGACTACCCCAACAAAAACATCCAGGTGCACCCCGCCGCGTTCAGCCCCAAGGTGGGCCTGGCCTACGCCGTGGCGAGGGGGGTAGGGCTGTTTGCCAACTACGCGCAGGGCTTCAAAGGCCCCAGCGGCTACGAGGAAGTTATTGATAACCCTGGCCTGGGCGTGTCGAAACTGACGAGCTACGAGGCGGGCATTACCGTGGATGATGCCACGGGCCGCGCGCACGTGCTGGCCTCGGTGTACCGCTCCACCCAAACCGGTGAGGTGCAGAACGACCCCGTGTCGGGGGCGCTCATCAACTACGGCCGCACGCTGCGCCAGGGCGTGGAAGTGGAGGCCCGCTACCGCTTCGGCGACGACCCCGGCAGCCTGGCCATATTTGGCAACTACACCCACGTGCTGGCCGAGCTGCGCAACGGCGACGCTCAGCCCATGTACGTGACCACCGTGCCCCGCGACCTGGCCACGCTGGGCTTCGATTACACGTTTGGGGCCGCCAACCAGGCTGCCAACCAAGTCACGCTCTCGCTCTACGACCAGCTCATCGGGCGCAAATACCTGGTTAGCGACGGCTCGCAGCAAAGCCCAACCTTCCAGCGGCTCTCGGCCAAAGCTATCTACATCCGCCCGGCTTGGCCCAATTTCCGCTTTTTCGCCGAAAGCACTATTTATCCCGACGGCAGCCACGGCCTCGACGAGATGAGCTTCGTCTCGGGCGGCCTGTTGCTAACCGCACCCCAGGCCAAGGCCACCTTCACGGCCGGCGTGAAAATCCCTTTCTGA
- a CDS encoding TonB-dependent receptor, with the protein MSINYLWVKVMRQPWGLLLMLLLAAGGARAQGAAALRGTVVDSLSGQPLPGVSMGLVGLPTGTATDALGQFQLKNLRPGPVVLRVAALGYRPVNQPLTLLAGETRGRTIVLAPSNLSLAEVTVSQPRDLNQNLAAITHIDQTLRPINSAQDLLRLVPGLFIAQHAGGGKAEQIFLRGFDADHGTDFAVSVDGLPVNMVSQAHGQGYADFHFVIPETVEQLKVYKGPYTARFGDLATAGAGEFLTKTSLDHNQVKVEAGQYNTYRALVMLDLLGTHHLFSKKPESAYVASEYYYSASPFVNNQRFKRFNGMGKYTGQLTDKTSLTLFGSYFTSNWNASGEIPSRAVAEGLITRFGSIDPSEGGQTNRANAYAILTTALPHDAVLRQQVYYTRYNFNLFSDFTFFKVNPVNGDEINQTDKGRNLYGYTGTYERDNRLGVRNLHTTFGLGTRLDDSNLELRHATKRVITDTIDIGRLHEQNLNAYLDETLELTDRLTVNAAVRTDLFVFDFRGQIADSTGAFGPLRGRVTAARVSPKLNFYYQASPNVQLFLRSGMGFHSNDARAVVRGTNPVQALPRATGAEVGSTFKPVPDLVVNAAFWYLRLQDELVYNGDEGTTSSVGPTQRFGFDLSARYQLTSRLFLDFDGNYSHARLLDAPEGENFVPLGPIFTSIAGITYKQPSGLSASLRYRYLGGRPANEDNSVRALPYFVVDAVLAYTRPRYQFGFTVQNLLNVDWNEAQYATETQLRGEPAPITERTFTPGTPFNIRANASIFF; encoded by the coding sequence ATGTCAATTAATTACTTGTGGGTGAAGGTTATGCGGCAGCCTTGGGGGCTGTTATTAATGCTGCTTTTGGCGGCTGGTGGCGCGCGGGCGCAGGGCGCGGCCGCGCTGCGCGGCACGGTGGTAGACTCGCTTTCGGGGCAGCCGCTGCCGGGCGTGAGCATGGGGCTGGTGGGCCTGCCGACAGGCACGGCTACCGATGCGCTGGGGCAGTTTCAGCTTAAAAACCTGCGGCCCGGCCCGGTGGTGCTGCGCGTGGCCGCGCTTGGCTACCGGCCGGTTAATCAGCCGCTGACGTTGCTGGCGGGTGAAACCCGCGGCCGCACTATCGTGCTAGCTCCCAGTAATCTTAGCCTGGCCGAAGTGACAGTGAGTCAGCCCCGCGACCTCAATCAAAATCTGGCGGCCATTACGCACATCGACCAGACCTTGCGGCCCATCAACTCGGCCCAGGACTTGCTTCGGCTGGTGCCGGGGCTTTTTATTGCTCAGCACGCGGGTGGCGGCAAGGCCGAACAGATTTTCCTGCGGGGCTTTGACGCCGACCACGGCACCGACTTTGCCGTGAGTGTGGATGGCCTGCCAGTGAATATGGTGAGCCAGGCCCACGGCCAGGGCTACGCCGACTTTCACTTTGTGATACCCGAAACGGTAGAGCAGCTCAAAGTGTACAAAGGGCCCTACACGGCGCGCTTCGGCGACTTGGCCACGGCCGGCGCGGGCGAGTTTCTGACCAAAACTAGCCTCGACCATAACCAGGTGAAGGTGGAAGCGGGCCAGTATAATACCTACCGCGCTCTGGTGATGCTCGATTTGCTGGGTACTCACCACCTGTTTTCTAAGAAACCGGAGAGTGCCTACGTGGCCAGCGAGTATTATTACAGTGCCTCACCGTTTGTTAATAATCAGCGCTTTAAGCGCTTCAATGGTATGGGGAAGTACACCGGCCAGCTCACCGATAAAACCTCGCTCACGCTGTTTGGCTCCTATTTTACGTCTAACTGGAATGCCAGCGGCGAAATTCCCAGCCGGGCCGTGGCCGAGGGGCTGATTACGCGCTTCGGCAGCATCGACCCCAGCGAAGGCGGGCAAACCAACCGCGCCAACGCCTATGCCATTCTTACCACGGCGCTGCCCCACGACGCGGTGCTGCGTCAGCAGGTGTACTACACCCGCTACAATTTTAATTTGTTTTCGGACTTCACCTTTTTCAAGGTAAACCCGGTGAACGGCGACGAAATCAACCAGACCGATAAGGGCCGCAACCTCTATGGCTATACCGGCACCTACGAGCGCGATAACCGTCTGGGAGTGCGTAATTTGCATACTACTTTCGGCCTGGGCACCCGCCTTGATGATTCGAACCTGGAACTGCGCCATGCCACCAAGCGCGTCATCACGGACACCATCGACATTGGCCGCCTGCATGAGCAAAACCTGAATGCCTACCTCGATGAGACACTGGAGCTGACCGACCGCCTGACCGTGAATGCGGCCGTGCGAACTGACCTGTTCGTGTTTGACTTTCGCGGGCAGATAGCGGACTCTACTGGTGCCTTCGGGCCGCTGCGGGGGCGTGTGACGGCCGCCCGCGTTTCGCCCAAGCTCAACTTTTACTATCAGGCGTCGCCGAACGTGCAACTGTTTCTGCGTTCGGGTATGGGTTTTCACTCCAACGATGCGCGGGCAGTTGTACGGGGTACTAACCCCGTGCAGGCGCTACCCCGCGCCACGGGAGCGGAGGTGGGTAGCACGTTTAAGCCGGTGCCGGACTTAGTCGTGAATGCGGCCTTCTGGTACCTGCGCCTTCAGGATGAACTGGTATATAACGGCGATGAGGGCACTACTTCCAGCGTAGGCCCGACGCAGCGCTTTGGCTTCGACCTGTCGGCGCGCTACCAGCTCACGAGCCGCTTGTTTCTCGATTTTGACGGTAATTACAGCCACGCGCGCCTGCTCGACGCGCCGGAGGGCGAGAACTTCGTGCCGCTCGGCCCCATCTTTACCAGCATCGCCGGCATCACATACAAGCAGCCCAGCGGCCTGAGTGCCAGCCTGCGCTACCGCTACCTCGGCGGCCGCCCGGCCAATGAAGACAACTCCGTGCGGGCTCTGCCCTATTTCGTAGTCGATGCCGTGCTGGCTTACACCCGGCCGCGCTACCAATTCGGCTTCACGGTGCAAAACCTGCTGAACGTGGATTGGAATGAGGCTCAATACGCTACCGAGACCCAGCTGCGGGGCGAGCCTGCCCCCATTACTGAGCGGACTTTCACGCCGGGCACCCCATTTAATATACGGGCCAATGCCAGTATTTTCTTCTAA
- a CDS encoding HupE/UreJ family protein, producing MPRSARNDSRWWFILAFLLLALPAAAHVIDADLSKLSRTQIFWTYIQLGFTHIIPLGFDHILFIVSLYILEPRLRPVLFQATAFTVAHSITLGLAMYGIIKPPGSVVEPIIALSILFVAIENIITTKLSPWRLAIVFGFGLIHGMGFASALTGLGLPRKDYFGSLISFNVGVELGQITIIMLCWAAIGRWAADRPWYRARVVIPVSVVIGLVAAYWTLDRLIA from the coding sequence TTGCCGCGCTCCGCTCGTAATGACAGCCGGTGGTGGTTCATCCTCGCTTTCCTGCTGCTGGCCCTGCCCGCCGCCGCCCACGTCATCGACGCCGACCTGAGTAAGCTCTCGCGTACCCAAATTTTTTGGACATACATCCAGCTTGGCTTCACGCACATTATTCCGCTGGGCTTCGACCATATTTTGTTCATTGTCAGCCTCTACATTCTGGAGCCGCGCCTGCGACCGGTGCTCTTCCAGGCCACGGCCTTCACGGTAGCGCACTCCATTACGCTGGGGCTGGCCATGTACGGCATCATCAAGCCGCCGGGCAGCGTGGTGGAGCCGATTATCGCGCTCTCCATCCTGTTTGTAGCCATTGAGAATATCATTACTACTAAGCTGAGCCCGTGGCGATTGGCCATCGTGTTTGGCTTCGGCTTGATTCACGGTATGGGCTTCGCCAGCGCGCTCACGGGGCTAGGGCTGCCGCGCAAAGACTATTTCGGCTCACTCATCTCCTTCAACGTGGGCGTTGAGCTGGGTCAGATTACGATAATTATGCTCTGCTGGGCGGCCATCGGCCGCTGGGCCGCCGACCGGCCCTGGTACCGGGCGCGGGTCGTCATCCCAGTCTCGGTGGTCATCGGCCTGGTCGCAGCTTACTGGACGTTGGACCGGCTAATAGCTTGA
- a CDS encoding tetratricopeptide repeat protein, with amino-acid sequence MRKNLYPTLLVVFGLAVAAILFFKKQAPAGLPEPKDRIGRLALGGEWVNTKASMQGLLAKLRADPNDQKSRLLLAEAYMQEGRITGNHPYYDAAAMQLLQEVLKTNPDNFEALCCQASLSLTQHHFSQGLALAEQAQQINPNSGYVYGLLTDANVELGRYPTAIKMADKMNQVRPDLTAYARVSYLREIHGDVPGAIQAMDMAVKAGYAGLEQTEWSRVALGHLYEVSGQLDKAEGYYQQALVMRPNYAYALAGLARVAAARHDYPTAIKDLNLARATVKDYAFTDELVDVYRLNNQPEEANKMARESVEMLADAAKQANNDEQLGHYTDRELAYAYLKTGELDKALEHAKIEYARRPDNIDVNETLAWVYYKRGDYKEAAKYMTVARRTNSQNPVLLCRAGLILTKTGQVAEGQALITKALNTAPYLNPEVEAEGRKMLATR; translated from the coding sequence GTGCGCAAAAATCTCTATCCCACCCTGCTAGTCGTTTTCGGGCTAGCCGTAGCGGCCATCCTTTTCTTTAAAAAACAAGCCCCGGCCGGCCTGCCCGAGCCTAAGGACCGCATTGGCCGCCTGGCGCTGGGCGGCGAGTGGGTGAACACTAAAGCCTCGATGCAGGGCCTGCTGGCCAAGCTGCGTGCTGACCCGAATGACCAGAAAAGCCGCCTGCTGCTGGCTGAAGCCTACATGCAGGAGGGCCGCATCACGGGCAACCACCCGTATTACGACGCGGCGGCCATGCAACTGCTGCAAGAAGTGCTGAAAACCAACCCCGACAACTTTGAGGCGCTTTGCTGCCAGGCGTCGCTGAGCCTCACGCAGCACCACTTCTCGCAGGGCCTGGCCCTGGCCGAGCAGGCGCAGCAAATAAATCCCAACAGTGGCTACGTATATGGCCTGCTCACTGATGCCAACGTGGAGCTGGGCCGCTACCCCACGGCCATCAAGATGGCCGACAAGATGAACCAGGTGCGCCCCGACCTCACGGCCTACGCGCGGGTTAGCTACCTGCGCGAGATTCACGGCGACGTGCCGGGGGCCATTCAGGCAATGGACATGGCTGTGAAGGCGGGATACGCTGGCCTGGAGCAAACCGAGTGGAGCCGTGTAGCCTTGGGCCACCTCTACGAAGTGAGCGGGCAGCTCGACAAGGCCGAGGGCTATTACCAGCAGGCGCTAGTGATGCGCCCCAACTACGCCTACGCCCTAGCCGGGCTGGCGCGGGTGGCCGCCGCCCGCCACGATTACCCTACGGCCATCAAGGACCTGAACCTGGCCCGCGCCACGGTGAAGGACTATGCCTTTACTGATGAGTTAGTAGACGTGTATCGGCTTAATAATCAGCCCGAAGAAGCGAATAAGATGGCCCGTGAATCGGTGGAAATGCTAGCCGATGCTGCCAAGCAAGCCAATAATGACGAGCAGCTGGGCCATTATACCGACCGCGAGCTGGCCTACGCCTACCTCAAAACCGGTGAGCTGGATAAAGCCCTGGAACACGCCAAAATCGAGTACGCCCGCCGCCCCGACAACATTGACGTGAACGAAACCCTGGCCTGGGTTTACTACAAGCGCGGCGACTATAAGGAGGCCGCCAAGTACATGACTGTGGCCCGCCGCACCAATTCCCAAAATCCCGTGCTGTTGTGCCGCGCTGGCCTCATCCTCACCAAAACCGGCCAGGTGGCCGAGGGCCAGGCCCTTATCACCAAAGCCCTCAATACCGCGCCCTACCTCAACCCCGAAGTAGAAGCCGAGGGTAGGAAAATGTTGGCCACCCGGTAG
- a CDS encoding DUF4331 family protein, with protein MKKMLTRPALHVALAAAAVGGLLAWSGHTNHLEASSHREAPLIADDPLADNTDLYVFRSPDAPANDGNATVTIVANYIPFELPQGGPNFNSFGENIHYEIHVKNNAGTTGDDITYRFTFTREYQDPTTFFQVRLGKINPRTSFKLEQSTNGGAFTQLGTGTVPVGNIGPRSINGAAGLNIQSDYETSAQQATITLGDGTKVFCGPRDDAFFTDLGSIFDLGGIRAPGAARDGLARKNVHSIIMQIPVSAIVKAGTPALTATTDALAGTPAAGTTAASPISPYTIGVWASASRLSIRTINADGTRPESGTYVQVSRLGMPLTNEVIQPVGQKDAWNAYGPYGVGNAAATTPQGMYEANLKNPELSLYMADDVPMNGAAAKPAGQTYYGGAVPGFAPLRIQSKSLAGTTGLPAAGFDFRNGAAGLSGLFGNAATDNTALAPAAGGGFGEYLLNNGQAGAPRSVDLLPIFYTGVPNLPPYQLATGKTGGNPLTAGKPFINNFLPTFGDMLRINLAVPPTPRNSPDFSSEGLVAAAVLGLTDARYTASGTAAQMIPNMDGFPNGRRLEDDVTRIELQAVGGVVLAAVGLWYDDYTVGTSTSPVTAQLGNVLGFSTNVEKNDTTFRAAFPYVQTPWSGTNAQRVALAQLAPTQLGLAPTLTQASAYPNPAAGSSSTTLHLELAVSTNLSVRISDVLGRQVATIAAKNYPAGVTEIKWQPNASVVPGQYIATLYSGKTLVQSLHIERQ; from the coding sequence ATGAAAAAAATGCTTACCCGTCCCGCTCTTCACGTAGCGCTAGCCGCTGCCGCCGTAGGCGGTCTGCTGGCCTGGAGCGGACACACCAATCACCTGGAAGCCTCTTCGCACCGCGAGGCCCCGCTCATTGCCGATGACCCGCTGGCCGACAACACCGACCTTTACGTGTTCCGCTCGCCCGATGCGCCGGCCAACGATGGCAACGCTACGGTCACTATTGTGGCCAACTACATCCCGTTTGAGCTACCCCAGGGTGGCCCGAACTTCAACAGTTTCGGCGAAAATATTCATTACGAGATTCACGTAAAGAATAATGCGGGGACTACTGGGGACGATATTACGTATCGTTTCACGTTTACTCGCGAATATCAAGACCCAACTACCTTCTTCCAGGTGCGGTTGGGTAAAATTAATCCCCGCACCAGTTTTAAGTTAGAGCAGAGTACTAATGGTGGTGCCTTCACGCAGCTTGGAACTGGCACGGTGCCAGTGGGCAATATCGGCCCCCGCTCAATTAACGGAGCTGCTGGCCTTAATATTCAATCTGATTACGAGACCTCAGCGCAGCAAGCCACTATCACCTTGGGCGATGGCACTAAAGTCTTCTGCGGCCCCCGCGACGATGCCTTCTTTACCGACCTCGGCTCTATCTTCGACCTAGGTGGTATTCGCGCTCCCGGCGCAGCCCGCGATGGCCTAGCTCGTAAGAATGTGCACTCTATCATCATGCAGATTCCGGTATCTGCTATCGTGAAGGCCGGTACGCCGGCCCTAACGGCTACCACTGATGCTTTGGCCGGCACGCCCGCAGCGGGCACAACGGCCGCTTCGCCGATTTCGCCTTACACTATTGGCGTGTGGGCCTCGGCCAGCCGCCTCTCCATCCGCACTATCAACGCGGACGGTACCCGGCCCGAAAGCGGTACTTATGTACAGGTGTCGCGCCTGGGAATGCCGCTGACCAACGAAGTAATTCAGCCGGTGGGCCAGAAGGATGCCTGGAATGCCTACGGCCCCTACGGTGTGGGCAACGCCGCCGCGACTACTCCCCAAGGGATGTATGAGGCTAACCTGAAAAACCCCGAACTAAGCCTCTACATGGCCGACGACGTGCCGATGAACGGCGCGGCCGCTAAGCCCGCGGGCCAGACGTATTACGGCGGAGCCGTGCCCGGCTTTGCGCCACTGCGCATTCAATCCAAATCATTGGCCGGTACTACTGGCCTGCCAGCCGCTGGGTTCGACTTCCGCAATGGGGCAGCTGGCCTAAGTGGCCTTTTTGGCAATGCAGCCACGGACAATACGGCGCTCGCGCCGGCTGCCGGAGGTGGCTTTGGAGAATATCTGCTCAATAATGGGCAGGCTGGTGCGCCGCGCTCGGTTGACTTACTACCCATCTTCTATACTGGGGTGCCTAACCTGCCGCCCTACCAGCTAGCCACCGGCAAAACCGGCGGTAACCCGCTCACGGCTGGTAAGCCGTTCATCAACAACTTCCTGCCGACTTTCGGCGACATGCTGCGCATTAACCTCGCCGTGCCGCCTACCCCCCGCAACTCGCCCGACTTCAGCTCGGAGGGCTTAGTGGCCGCCGCCGTACTGGGCCTTACTGATGCCCGCTACACCGCCTCGGGGACGGCCGCGCAAATGATTCCGAATATGGATGGCTTCCCCAACGGACGCCGCCTGGAAGATGACGTAACCCGCATCGAGCTGCAAGCCGTGGGTGGGGTAGTACTGGCGGCTGTGGGCCTCTGGTACGACGACTATACGGTAGGCACCTCAACCAGCCCCGTAACGGCGCAATTAGGCAACGTATTGGGCTTCAGTACTAACGTGGAGAAAAACGATACCACGTTCCGAGCTGCCTTCCCCTATGTACAGACGCCTTGGAGCGGCACCAACGCCCAGCGCGTAGCTTTGGCGCAGCTTGCCCCCACCCAGCTTGGGCTGGCCCCGACGCTGACCCAGGCCAGCGCCTACCCCAACCCCGCCGCTGGTAGCAGCAGCACCACGCTGCACCTGGAACTAGCCGTATCAACTAACCTGAGCGTGCGTATCAGCGATGTGCTGGGCCGCCAGGTGGCTACCATCGCGGCCAAAAATTACCCGGCCGGCGTAACCGAGATTAAGTGGCAGCCTAATGCTTCGGTAGTGCCGGGCCAGTACATTGCCACGCTGTATTCGGGCAAAACGCTGGTGCAGTCGCTGCACATCGAGCGGCAGTAG
- the hscA gene encoding Fe-S protein assembly chaperone HscA — protein sequence MAKVAINLATGAIQQDELIVGIDLGTTNSLVAYVHPETRQPAAINDLGRGAIVPSVVHFPVDGSSPLIGTEAKDFLLSDPANTIYSVKRLLGKSYRDLGQHAGQLGYKVIDDDSERLVKVRVGERFYSPIELSADILRELRQRAEHALKTPVRRAVITVPAYFNDSQRQATRDAGRLAGLEVLRIVNEPTAAALAYGIGLDPAEEKTVAVYDLGGGTFDISILRLHQGIFEVLSTHGDTWLGGDDMDRAIGEHWVTQAALPPSFRLVPGQRQQLRLAAEMAKRYLSQHDDFTTQLVDGEENVFAVTLTKAEFNGLIAPLVARTIDACRLALSDAKLTTDGQPATAKIDAVLLVGGSTRVPLVYDEVSKFFDQPANRSLDPDEVVALGAAIQADILAGNRRDVLLLDVTPLTLGIETLGGLLDAIIPRNSKIPTKAGRQYTTSVDGQVNLKIGVYQGERDLVSENRKLGEFVLSGIPAMPAGLPKIDVNFFLNADGILRVEAVELRSDTRQQVEIKPQYGLTDEQVEQMLLDSLTNARQDVAARLLIEARTAAEQLLYQVGRFLKKNAAHLEETEVNATNEQADQLRQALAGNDRDLLLKHMDELDELTRPFAERVMNLSIKQAMSGKQIS from the coding sequence ATGGCTAAAGTCGCCATCAACCTCGCCACTGGCGCTATTCAGCAAGACGAACTCATTGTGGGCATCGACTTGGGCACTACTAACAGCCTGGTGGCCTATGTGCACCCCGAAACCCGCCAACCCGCCGCCATCAACGACCTGGGCCGCGGGGCTATCGTGCCCTCGGTAGTGCACTTTCCGGTTGATGGCAGCTCGCCGCTGATAGGTACTGAGGCCAAGGATTTCCTGCTCTCCGACCCGGCCAACACGATTTATTCGGTGAAGCGCCTGCTGGGCAAGAGCTACCGCGACCTGGGCCAGCACGCCGGGCAGCTGGGCTACAAAGTGATTGACGACGATTCCGAAAGACTAGTGAAGGTGCGGGTAGGGGAGCGGTTTTACTCGCCCATCGAGCTATCGGCCGACATTCTGCGCGAACTGCGCCAGCGCGCCGAGCACGCCCTCAAAACGCCGGTGCGCCGGGCCGTGATTACGGTGCCTGCTTACTTCAACGACTCGCAGCGCCAGGCCACCCGCGATGCCGGCCGTCTGGCCGGGCTCGAAGTATTGCGCATCGTGAACGAGCCCACCGCCGCCGCCCTGGCCTACGGCATTGGCCTCGACCCCGCCGAGGAGAAAACCGTGGCCGTGTATGACCTCGGCGGCGGCACGTTTGATATCTCTATTTTACGGCTGCACCAGGGCATTTTTGAAGTGCTGAGCACCCACGGCGATACCTGGCTGGGCGGCGACGATATGGACCGCGCCATTGGCGAGCATTGGGTAACGCAGGCAGCCCTACCCCCCTCGTTCCGGTTGGTGCCGGGCCAGCGGCAGCAGCTGCGCCTGGCCGCCGAAATGGCCAAGCGCTACCTCAGCCAGCACGACGATTTCACGACGCAGCTTGTGGACGGTGAGGAAAACGTTTTTGCCGTGACACTAACCAAGGCAGAATTCAACGGCCTCATCGCGCCGCTCGTGGCGCGCACCATCGACGCCTGCCGCCTGGCCCTCAGCGATGCTAAGCTGACTACCGACGGCCAGCCTGCCACCGCCAAAATCGATGCCGTGCTGCTGGTAGGCGGCTCTACGCGGGTGCCGCTGGTATACGACGAGGTGTCGAAGTTCTTCGACCAGCCGGCTAACCGGTCGCTCGACCCCGACGAGGTAGTAGCGCTGGGCGCGGCCATTCAGGCTGATATTCTGGCCGGCAACCGCCGCGATGTGCTGCTGCTCGACGTGACGCCGCTCACGCTGGGCATCGAGACGCTGGGCGGGCTCCTGGATGCCATTATTCCGCGCAACTCCAAGATTCCGACCAAGGCCGGCCGCCAGTACACGACCAGCGTAGATGGCCAGGTAAATCTGAAAATCGGCGTGTACCAAGGCGAGCGCGACTTGGTGAGCGAAAACCGCAAGCTGGGTGAGTTCGTGCTGAGCGGCATCCCGGCCATGCCCGCCGGCCTGCCTAAGATTGACGTTAATTTCTTCCTGAATGCCGACGGCATCCTGCGCGTGGAGGCCGTGGAGCTGCGCTCCGATACCCGCCAGCAGGTAGAAATCAAGCCCCAGTATGGCCTCACCGACGAGCAGGTGGAGCAGATGCTATTGGACTCGCTCACCAATGCCCGGCAGGACGTAGCCGCCCGCCTACTTATCGAAGCTCGTACCGCCGCCGAGCAACTGCTCTACCAAGTCGGGCGCTTTTTGAAAAAGAACGCCGCGCACCTGGAGGAAACCGAAGTAAACGCCACTAATGAGCAGGCTGACCAATTGCGCCAGGCGCTGGCTGGCAACGACCGCGACCTGCTTCTCAAACACATGGACGAGCTGGACGAACTGACCCGCCCTTTTGCCGAGCGCGTGATGAACCTATCCATTAAACAGGCCATGAGCGGCAAGCAGATTAGCTGA